One part of the Salinivirga cyanobacteriivorans genome encodes these proteins:
- a CDS encoding sodium:solute symporter family transporter, which translates to MKITPYKVKQSLFYSSREKWWFIGFSMLMTGGILTEPQMITAFLLKGNLSGMWLVWSAGLGLAFGIVFFAHLWRRLPVKTENELLIYRFSGTGSKWLHIFRSLYVGGIVAPLGMSMVFLAFTRVLEILLNISFDQALLAIFIIMGLGTFFNSLRNRIRMDFIYFLIFLITLLLIFWLLNVRLGSISDIKDAIKGSHLNFRLFPKFGTNAFTAFIVFISVQWWAAGIIDLPSTEGQKLMAARSSETIARSIILPRILFAFFLIVISIIPFYILLIEPSLLNGVDKETAFVLIFKEALVGNEKWLAVVFFSIPFFVLSHNLQNWSGSLLVQNFYKHYINSHASDKHLSVVGTFAMLGVISLATIITFFSDSVLGITKYFLTITAGVGPVFILRWYWHRVNAWAQLSAMTMSLILPTAYDLLFTHTIWYSSLVNNFMNWLHMDYFPLKIIILSTIVTIIWIIVMYATPPTSKFTLNRFANRVQPGGRWPIKNSGNFNFFQRLIIAFILSGNFILIYVILWQLVNEFYIFSILLFAGHVFTMLVAYKLLQKVNKPNG; encoded by the coding sequence ATGAAAATCACACCATATAAAGTAAAGCAAAGCTTATTTTATTCGTCCAGAGAAAAGTGGTGGTTTATAGGTTTTTCGATGCTCATGACAGGAGGCATACTTACCGAACCACAAATGATTACGGCTTTTCTATTAAAAGGGAACCTTTCGGGCATGTGGTTAGTATGGTCTGCAGGTTTAGGGCTGGCATTTGGAATAGTGTTTTTTGCTCATTTATGGCGTCGCTTACCAGTTAAAACAGAAAATGAACTATTAATTTACCGTTTTTCGGGCACAGGATCAAAATGGCTTCACATTTTTCGAAGTTTGTACGTCGGGGGTATTGTTGCCCCCCTTGGAATGAGCATGGTTTTTCTGGCCTTTACCCGGGTGTTGGAAATTTTATTAAATATATCCTTTGATCAGGCTTTATTGGCCATTTTTATTATAATGGGATTAGGCACCTTTTTTAATAGTTTGCGCAATCGCATCAGGATGGACTTTATTTATTTTCTGATTTTTTTAATTACATTATTACTCATTTTCTGGCTTTTAAATGTAAGATTGGGCAGTATATCCGACATTAAAGATGCCATAAAAGGATCGCATTTAAATTTTAGACTTTTTCCTAAGTTTGGCACAAATGCATTCACTGCATTTATTGTTTTTATTTCAGTACAGTGGTGGGCAGCAGGAATCATTGACCTGCCGAGTACCGAAGGTCAAAAACTAATGGCTGCCCGAAGCTCAGAGACGATTGCACGAAGCATTATTTTACCGCGCATTCTTTTCGCATTTTTTTTAATAGTCATCAGTATAATTCCATTTTACATACTCTTAATTGAGCCATCATTATTAAATGGAGTTGATAAAGAGACAGCCTTTGTGCTGATTTTTAAGGAAGCTCTGGTTGGGAATGAAAAGTGGTTGGCCGTGGTATTTTTTAGCATTCCGTTTTTTGTACTATCCCATAATCTACAAAACTGGAGTGGTTCTTTACTGGTACAAAACTTTTATAAACATTACATAAATAGTCACGCATCAGATAAACACCTTAGCGTAGTTGGCACATTTGCTATGCTGGGGGTTATTTCACTTGCAACCATAATTACATTTTTCAGTGATTCTGTTTTAGGTATTACTAAATATTTTTTGACTATAACAGCGGGTGTAGGACCAGTTTTCATTCTGCGTTGGTATTGGCACCGGGTGAACGCCTGGGCTCAGCTTTCAGCAATGACAATGTCATTAATTCTACCCACTGCTTACGATCTTTTATTTACACATACTATCTGGTACAGCAGTCTGGTAAATAACTTCATGAACTGGTTACATATGGATTACTTTCCACTTAAAATCATAATTCTGTCAACCATTGTAACTATCATATGGATTATCGTAATGTATGCTACCCCTCCCACATCGAAATTTACATTAAACCGTTTTGCAAACCGGGTGCAACCAGGTGGGCGATGGCCTATCAAAAATTCCGGAAATTTTAATTTTTTTCAAAGGCTTATAATCGCTTTTATTTTAAGTGGGAATTTCATCTTAATTTATGTTATTTTATGGCAATTGGTCAATGAGTTTTACATATTTTCCATATTACTTTTTGCAGGTCATGTATTCACAATGCTTGTAGCCTACAAGCTACTACAAAAAGTCAACAAACCAAATGGCTAA
- a CDS encoding cupin domain-containing protein, which produces MTKDISIIVAASLITLTGLTGCQRTTQQDIKADKKSQANSNASPMILNIAKATKNNEAYRHARWTGSNLQMVLMTLKPGEIIDLEMHNHIDQLIRIEEGEARILAGKTKDDFTIDKEVSEGWAALIPGGYWHKVENIGERNLKIYTLYSPPEHLKETLHKTYDEAAKHHHDH; this is translated from the coding sequence ATGACTAAAGATATTTCAATCATTGTGGCTGCATCATTAATTACGTTAACAGGTTTAACAGGATGCCAGCGCACCACTCAACAAGACATTAAAGCGGACAAAAAATCACAAGCTAATAGTAATGCCTCTCCCATGATTCTAAACATTGCAAAGGCCACTAAAAATAATGAAGCATACCGCCATGCCCGATGGACGGGAAGTAACCTCCAGATGGTACTAATGACACTAAAACCAGGAGAAATTATTGATTTGGAAATGCATAATCACATAGACCAGCTCATACGCATTGAAGAGGGTGAAGCACGCATTTTAGCAGGAAAAACAAAAGATGACTTCACTATTGACAAAGAAGTTTCAGAGGGTTGGGCGGCGCTCATCCCCGGAGGATACTGGCATAAAGTAGAAAACATTGGTGAAAGAAACCTAAAAATATACACACTTTATTCACCGCCCGAACACTTAAAAGAAACCTTGCACAAAACATACGATGAAGCCGCTAAACATCATCATGACCATTAA
- the tnpA gene encoding IS200/IS605 family transposase: MPQSLSKVYVHITFSTKHREDAIDESIEGRLFDYLGGICKGLECNPIQVGGFKNHVHVLCTLSRKVTQSKLLEELKKQSSLWIKGVDKKYSNFYWQNGYGIFSVNPTEVDIVERYIKNQKRHHQKRSFKEELQAFLKKYEVDYDERYIWD, encoded by the coding sequence ATGCCACAGTCATTATCAAAAGTTTATGTCCACATTACATTTAGTACAAAACACAGGGAAGATGCTATCGATGAGTCAATTGAAGGCAGATTGTTTGATTACCTTGGCGGAATTTGCAAGGGGTTGGAATGTAATCCAATACAAGTAGGTGGATTTAAAAATCATGTGCATGTTTTATGCACATTATCCCGTAAAGTTACTCAATCCAAATTATTGGAAGAGCTTAAAAAGCAGTCATCATTGTGGATTAAAGGAGTAGATAAGAAATATAGCAACTTTTACTGGCAAAATGGTTATGGTATTTTCTCTGTTAATCCTACAGAAGTTGATATTGTTGAGCGATATATCAAGAATCAGAAGAGACATCACCAGAAAAGAAGTTTTAAAGAGGAATTGCAAGCTTTTTTGAAGAAGTACGAAGTTGATTATGATGAGCGCTATATTTGGGATTAA
- a CDS encoding restriction endonuclease, with protein MTEKQIWVTKASGEEEPFSVDKLKRSLRNAGADKAIIDKIVEEMYKWLYHGVTTKKIYSHAFSLLKKQPDVSGLRYRLKRAILELGPSGYPFETLIGQLFEKQGYSTEVGVVVDGTCVTHEMDVIATHNNQQHLVECKYSKHQGKQVGVQVPLYVHSRVDDIVKKRRTIPATKNYHFEGWVVTNTRFSEDSIQYGKCSGLNLLAWDYPHGKGLKNLIEDYKIYPITILRNLTKAHKKVLLEQGVVTCNQLSQKMNSLDKLKLTAPRLKRLKNELAAVV; from the coding sequence ATGACAGAAAAACAAATATGGGTAACCAAAGCCTCAGGGGAGGAGGAACCATTTTCCGTAGATAAATTAAAACGCTCTTTGCGCAATGCCGGAGCTGATAAAGCTATTATTGACAAAATTGTTGAAGAGATGTACAAGTGGCTTTATCATGGCGTAACCACCAAAAAAATATATAGCCATGCTTTTTCATTACTTAAAAAACAACCCGATGTTTCGGGGTTGCGTTATCGGTTAAAAAGAGCTATACTGGAGCTTGGGCCATCGGGTTATCCGTTTGAGACACTTATCGGTCAGTTGTTCGAAAAACAAGGTTACTCCACTGAGGTGGGCGTAGTGGTCGATGGAACCTGCGTGACGCATGAAATGGACGTGATTGCCACGCACAATAATCAGCAACATCTTGTTGAATGCAAATACAGCAAACATCAGGGGAAACAGGTTGGTGTGCAGGTGCCATTGTATGTGCATTCACGTGTGGATGATATCGTAAAAAAACGTCGAACTATTCCGGCCACCAAAAATTATCATTTTGAAGGTTGGGTTGTCACCAATACTCGTTTTTCAGAAGACTCTATTCAATATGGGAAATGTAGTGGGTTGAATTTGTTGGCTTGGGATTATCCGCATGGAAAGGGTCTGAAAAACCTAATTGAAGATTATAAAATTTACCCCATCACCATATTGCGCAATTTGACCAAAGCGCACAAAAAAGTATTGCTTGAACAGGGTGTCGTGACATGTAATCAATTATCTCAAAAGATGAACTCGCTCGACAAGCTTAAATTGACAGCTCCCCGTTTAAAAAGATTAAAAAATGAGTTGGCTGCAGTTGTTTAA
- a CDS encoding 6-phosphofructokinase, whose protein sequence is MQEAIAIICGGGPAPGINNVVSTTARVFLKNGYRVIGVHEGFKGLLSEDRQTVDIDFEFADRIFHQGGSALKMSRFKPNDADFDASFFKKHNVRLLVSIGGDDTASTAARLADYLQTQDLDVKSIHVPKTIDNDLPLPEGVPTFGYQTAKETGVTLGNTVYEDARTSQNWFVMCAMGREAGHLAFGIGAACHFPMIIIPEIFNKTPISIDKIVRLVISSIVKRRLMNIRYGVAMISEGVFHFLDKKDLEATGIHFDYDAHGHPELNQVSKAHIFNQLVMRKIKELKLDHKSRPVELGYAMRCARPIGFDLSYTSQLGRGVFTLFKAGHTKCMVSQSPEKDVIPLYLDDLRDADGRIKTRLVNINSHKVSTVYEMLHYLTEDDIEAARAFLPNPEEFVFKRILEWE, encoded by the coding sequence ATGCAGGAAGCTATTGCGATAATTTGTGGCGGCGGGCCGGCCCCGGGTATAAACAATGTTGTAAGTACCACAGCCCGCGTATTTCTTAAAAACGGGTACCGCGTAATTGGTGTGCACGAAGGTTTTAAAGGACTTCTAAGCGAGGACCGGCAAACGGTCGACATCGACTTTGAATTTGCCGATCGCATTTTTCACCAGGGAGGATCAGCGCTTAAAATGAGCCGGTTTAAACCCAATGATGCCGATTTCGATGCCAGCTTCTTTAAAAAGCACAATGTGCGCTTACTGGTTTCCATAGGTGGCGACGATACAGCGTCAACTGCCGCGCGCCTTGCCGATTACCTGCAAACACAGGATTTGGATGTAAAAAGCATCCATGTGCCAAAAACCATCGACAATGACCTGCCGCTTCCTGAGGGTGTTCCCACTTTTGGTTATCAAACAGCCAAAGAAACAGGCGTAACCCTTGGAAACACAGTTTACGAAGATGCACGCACATCGCAAAACTGGTTTGTAATGTGTGCCATGGGCCGTGAAGCCGGCCATTTGGCTTTTGGAATTGGCGCTGCCTGTCATTTCCCCATGATTATCATTCCTGAAATATTCAATAAAACCCCGATCAGCATAGATAAAATTGTGCGTTTGGTTATCTCATCCATTGTAAAACGCCGGTTGATGAATATACGCTACGGTGTAGCCATGATCAGCGAGGGTGTATTTCATTTTCTTGATAAAAAAGACCTGGAAGCTACTGGTATTCATTTTGATTACGATGCCCACGGGCACCCCGAACTGAACCAGGTGAGTAAAGCCCACATCTTTAATCAACTGGTTATGCGCAAAATCAAGGAACTTAAACTTGATCATAAGTCCAGACCTGTAGAATTGGGCTATGCCATGCGCTGCGCCAGACCTATTGGGTTCGATCTCAGCTATACCTCACAGCTCGGGCGAGGCGTTTTTACGCTCTTCAAAGCGGGCCATACCAAATGCATGGTAAGCCAATCGCCGGAAAAAGATGTTATCCCACTATACCTGGATGACCTGCGCGATGCTGATGGGCGGATTAAAACACGGCTGGTCAATATTAATTCGCATAAAGTGAGTACCGTATACGAAATGTTGCATTATCTTACAGAAGATGATATCGAAGCGGCGAGGGCGTTTCTGCCTAATCCGGAAGAGTTTGTATTTAAGCGTATTTTGGAGTGGGAATAG